A segment of the Thermomicrobiales bacterium genome:
AAACCACGATTGATGCCGGCAGGAGTTGTGACGTCAGGAGCGCGACGGCGGCAGCGTGTGCGTCCTCCGCCGAGTCATATGTGAGCTGGATCGATCGGCTCGCCGTCGGCGCTGGGAACACCTTCAGATTCAGGCGAGTAACAACACCAAACGCACCCAGCGCTCCATAGTGCAGGTGCATCATGTCGAAGCCGGTGACGTTCTTGACCACCATGCCGCCCGCCTTGGCGTTCACGCCGTCCGGTCCCATCACCTCGACGCCGATGACCCAGTCTTTCAGTGAGCCGCCGCCGAGGCGACGCGGGCCGCTCATGCCGGTGGCGTACGCGCCACCAATCGTCGAACGGGAGTCGTGGGCGGCATCAAGAGCGATCGACTGTCGGTTCGCGGCCAGCGCTTCGCGAATTTGCAGGATTGTGCAGCCCGGCTCGACGGCCATCGTCATATTGTCCGGCTCATACTGCAGAATGCGATTGAGCTTGCCGGTTGAGATGGCAAACTCGAATGGGCCGCCGAGATTGCCGAACGCCGGTCGCGTCCCGCCACCAACGATAAGTGCGTGCGCACCATCGCGCTGCAACGACCGTAGCGTCTCAGCTAGCTCCTGCTGAGACTCCGGAAACCGCACGTCCGTAATCTCGTCGCCATCGACGACAATTGGAACCTGCTCGACCTCAGACGACATACATGCCGTCCACTTCCAGCGCCTGTTGCTTCAGGTTGAAACCGCCGCACGAGAACGCGGTTGGGAACACTTTGTCCGGGTTGAACAGCTCGCGCGGATCGAACGACCGTTTCAATCCGGCCATCGCGGCCAAATCGTCGGTCGTGAAGACTAATGAGAGCGCGTCCTTCTTCTCCATGCCGATCCCGTGTTCGCCGCTGACAGACCCTCCGGCGTCGATGCAATGCGCCAGCAGCGCGTCACCGGCCTCCAGCACGCGCTGAATCTCCCCCGCCCGATAACGATCGAACAGCATCAGCGGA
Coding sequences within it:
- a CDS encoding FAD-binding oxidoreductase — encoded protein: MSSEVEQVPIVVDGDEITDVRFPESQQELAETLRSLQRDGAHALIVGGGTRPAFGNLGGPFEFAISTGKLNRILQYEPDNMTMAVEPGCTILQIREALAANRQSIALDAAHDSRSTIGGAYATGMSGPRRLGGGSLKDWVIGVEVMGPDGVNAKAGGMVVKNVTGFDMMHLHYGALGAFGVVTRLNLKVFPAPTASRSIQLTYDSAEDAHAAAVALLTSQLLPASIVVSNVPSGWQTSVRCDAPAEAIDLLVQRMMDVAARAVAPNATDLTEDGNNALSTFRAVADLATDGAVARLPIRASLQPAALPRLADAGWAVCADVGSGLVYARRPSIESIKDAGIDAFASATWLSLPPHLKADCDVFGPTPEAVQPILRRLKDSFDPKRRLNRGRFALGL